The Malus domestica chromosome 08, GDT2T_hap1 genomic interval GTAATATTTTTGTAGTGTAAAAGTCTTTCTCTTTGCCTCGTAAGGAGAGATAAAATATCATTTTGTCCAAATCGTATGTATTTTTATGATCTTTATCGTTTCGCTTTAGAGAATTCtaattgaaaatgaaataatTTGAGAATACGCATTATAATTTAATCTCATTGTGTGCTAATTCAGCAATACACAAACTAACAATTTTGCTAACAATGCGTATTTTCATTGTATCAGATTACAGATGGAGCTGCTAGATCGACGAGTTCGCTCATCTTAATCTCTTATAATGCTTCCAAGAAATTGGGTTGGTACCATAATGTTAAAAATGGTGATTGAAGTAAATAGGTAATTGTCATGATGTGCAATGATGGTGAAATGGGTTGTCGAGTGGTTGAAGAAGCAACCACGCCATACGACACCACCAAATTGAATCCTGTCTCATGCATGGTGACAAATTCTCATTTGTCCTTGCCTTAGATTTTAGGTGAATGTACCTGTCttcttctgttttcttttttatacgAACGATATACGAGAgcgaaaaaattaaattataacattaattaagagaattttaacgaaaaacttctagTACTGtttgttttaatgaaaaatcatatttttacttaGCTTTCAGCTATTTCTTTTActtattttgttaaaattaaCATTAACTTCCGTAAGTATATGTGAGTTTAGTCTCAGCAAGAACAATGTTCTACCTTATGTAACCATCCTTTTACTTGAGTTCGAATCTCTTTATCATAATTTACGTGAATTTTCAGTAACCATCCTATTACTTGGAAAAAAGCACATAAACTTTtgtaaaattataattttaaaatactGATTGCTGGGATAAAGAAACTTTTCAATGTGCTGAAAATATGATCCGATACACTAAAtatcataatacaattagttataattttatttttattttttcaaattttaactaattatattattacatttAATGTATTGTGTTGTCGGTCAAccctgaaaaatctctcacgAGAGCATATATATCGTCACACTTAACAAGTGTATAAAACTTTTTTGGTTAACTAATATCATGACATTGATGCCCCAAAACAACTACTACTCCTACGACCAGTCGTCTAGAACAAACTTTTTCACTTGGGAACAAAAGAATATACTACATTTAACGGCCTTGATTGCTCAATAATTACAAGTGTGGACCCACAAATAATATAATACACTCATCGTTTTAACCATTTATATCCTAAATTAACGACAATTaatcaaacttttttttatctaaagtaaaaaaaacgacaaatttacaatctttaataataaaaacgacaaaaatatacaatcacatCCCATTGCCAGAAAGCCAGGACTGCAgagagctagagagagaaagagagctacaTACCTAAGAGGAAGTCCACACATCGGACGGTCCCGATGCTCCACTAATAGCTGCTAATCTATCATCAATGACCACACACTGTGGGACCCGTACACTGactggagacagagagagactGTTTTGAGAATCTAGATCGAAGTCGTTGGACGTTTGATCAGAAGCGATCGATGTACGTAATTCAGCATAGACCTTCCCGTGTACAACGTTGAAACCCAGGACTTCCTTCCGACGACGGATGATATTGTGACGgtatttgaaattaattatgtactttaaaattgtaaaataagTGGATCAATATCGTCACAACGTCGTCCCGTTTTTCATTCTACTATAAATCTTGGAAACAGGATCCCTGTTGTTCCTAATTGAGGAAAAATATTGAtgagaataataataaaatagagATTGATAGAGATggagatttaaaattttttttatgtactgGGAAGAGTCATACGCGGAGGGCACCGACTTGGACGAGTTTAGGGACGAGGTGGCCGCTGAGGTGGAGGGCGACGAGGGACTCGAGGCCGCCGACACAAGTGCCGCCGATGAAAACGGCGGGCGGAGTATTACAAgactgttgttgttgttggtcgTCGTAGGGGAGAGCAGCGATCTCGTGATTGTCCAATTCGATGACGGTGGGGTGGACGCCAATGGCGGCGAGGAGCTTCTTCATGACGTGACACATGTAGCAGGAGCTTTTGCTGAATATGATGACCGGGTGCTCGGAGATGAGGCGGCGGATGCGGGTCTCGGCGGACTCGGCGACGTCGATGGAGAGAGTTGAGGAAGACTTGTTTGTGGGAGCGGGTGGGGAGGGCGAGGTCGGGGCGGGTGAGAGGCCG includes:
- the LOC103410592 gene encoding glutaredoxin-C6 isoform X3, translated to MQGLRRCSNDVVHLGLSPAPTSPSPPAPTNKSSSTLSIDVAESAETRIRRLISEHPVIIFSKSSCYMCHVMKKLLAAIGVHPTVIELDNHEIAALPYDDQQQQQSCNTPPAVFIGGTCVGGLESLVALHLSGHLVPKLVQEQQGSCFQDL
- the LOC103410592 gene encoding glutaredoxin-C6 isoform X2, whose translation is MQGLRRCSNDVVHLGLSPAPTSPSPPAPTNKSSSTLSIDVAESAETRIRRLISEHPVIIFSKSSCYMCHVMKKLLAAIGVHPTVIELDNHEIAALPYDDQQQQQSCNTPPAVFIGGTCVGGLESLVALHLSGHLVPKLVQVGALRGSCFQDL
- the LOC103410592 gene encoding glutaredoxin-C6 isoform X1 produces the protein MQGLRRCSNDVVHLGLSPAPTSPSPPAPTNKSSSTLSIDVAESAETRIRRLISEHPVIIFSKSSCYMCHVMKKLLAAIGVHPTVIELDNHEIAALPYDDQQQQQSCNTPPAVFIGGTCVGGLESLVALHLSGHLVPKLVQVGALREQQGSCFQDL